The following coding sequences lie in one Sphingopyxis macrogoltabida genomic window:
- a CDS encoding SMP-30/gluconolactonase/LRE family protein, which produces MEIHIIHFKETLLELEIVADGLAFPEGPIAMADGSILLVEIKGARLTRIASDGTKTVVAETGGGPNGAAIGPDGAVYIANNGGLGFIDHKGLTFPSPGLPPQYVGGSIQRVGMASGVVTTLYDHCDGAPLIAPNDLVFDRDGGFWFTDHGCETDDGRRFGALYYARFDGTHITCRRSKLIAPNGVGLSPDETTLYVADTLMGRLWALDVNGPGNLKSAGTAYPRRPLFTMPDHRGFDSLAVERDGRVCVGTLIEGGISVIGLDGSLEWIPIPDIGTTNICFGGADMRDVWITGSTTGRLFKARWPRPGLILNFAC; this is translated from the coding sequence ATGGAGATTCATATCATTCATTTCAAAGAAACGTTGCTCGAACTGGAAATTGTCGCTGACGGCCTAGCATTTCCGGAGGGACCAATTGCGATGGCAGATGGGTCTATATTGCTCGTGGAGATCAAAGGAGCGCGCTTGACCCGTATTGCATCCGACGGCACCAAGACTGTTGTAGCCGAAACCGGTGGAGGCCCCAACGGCGCGGCCATCGGTCCGGACGGCGCCGTGTATATTGCCAATAATGGCGGACTCGGGTTTATCGATCATAAAGGACTGACCTTTCCTTCGCCGGGACTTCCGCCACAGTATGTCGGGGGTTCTATTCAGCGGGTCGGCATGGCCAGCGGGGTGGTGACAACACTCTATGATCATTGCGATGGAGCACCCTTGATCGCGCCCAATGATCTCGTTTTCGACCGCGACGGAGGTTTCTGGTTTACAGATCATGGTTGCGAAACCGACGACGGACGTCGGTTCGGTGCCTTGTACTATGCCCGTTTTGACGGAACCCATATCACATGCCGACGTTCTAAGTTAATCGCGCCGAATGGTGTTGGCCTCTCGCCGGACGAAACGACATTATACGTCGCTGATACGCTAATGGGTCGTCTTTGGGCGCTTGATGTCAATGGTCCGGGTAATCTCAAATCGGCAGGAACGGCGTATCCAAGGCGCCCGCTCTTCACGATGCCTGATCACCGCGGCTTTGATAGCCTTGCGGTTGAGCGTGATGGCCGCGTGTGCGTCGGCACCCTAATCGAGGGGGGGATCAGCGTGATCGGCCTCGACGGATCATTGGAATGGATACCCATCCCCGATATTGGCACGACCAACATCTGTTTCGGCGGAGCGGATATGCGTGACGTTTGGATCACCGGGTCCACGACCGGTCGGCTGTTCAAGGCGCG